The following proteins are co-located in the Mesorhizobium sp. M1E.F.Ca.ET.045.02.1.1 genome:
- a CDS encoding DUF1326 domain-containing protein, with the protein MTDQSWAMKGELVLSCNCTVFCPCVLSLGSHPPTEGYCQTWAGFRIDAGHFGEVDLSGLNLGLVMEIPGYMSRGNWTAGLFIDKRASVYAVKALTKIFTGKAGGTTSLLSILVGKFLGIEQVPITYETRDKTRVFQIPRIIDGAVTPIPGKDREKDTVITNSEYWIAPEIIVAKSDKSKMRAFGRNWNFAGRSAEICKLDWRGP; encoded by the coding sequence ATGACGGACCAAAGCTGGGCGATGAAGGGAGAGCTGGTACTCTCCTGCAATTGCACGGTTTTTTGCCCCTGCGTTTTGTCGCTCGGCAGCCATCCGCCGACCGAGGGCTATTGCCAGACCTGGGCTGGTTTCCGCATCGATGCCGGCCATTTCGGCGAGGTCGACCTCTCCGGTCTCAATCTCGGCTTGGTCATGGAAATCCCCGGCTATATGAGTCGCGGCAACTGGACCGCAGGCCTGTTCATCGACAAGCGCGCCTCGGTCTATGCGGTGAAGGCCCTGACAAAAATCTTCACCGGCAAGGCCGGCGGGACCACATCGCTGCTGTCGATCCTGGTCGGCAAATTTCTCGGCATCGAGCAGGTGCCGATCACTTACGAGACGCGCGACAAGACGCGCGTCTTCCAGATACCGAGGATTATCGACGGCGCGGTCACGCCTATACCCGGCAAGGACCGCGAGAAGGATACCGTGATCACCAATTCCGAATACTGGATCGCGCCGGAAATCATCGTGGCGAAGTCCGACAAGAGCAAGATGCGCGCCTTTGGCCGCAACTGGAATTTCGCCGGCCGTTCGGCCGAGATATGCAAGCTGGACTGGCGGGGACCGTGA
- a CDS encoding DsbA family protein, which produces MSAENSITVDVVSDVVCPWCFIGQKRLDKAIAAVGDVGVHVRWRPFQLDPTIPQGGMDRRQYMLGKFGSEERIRQIHARIEPLGEAEGIHFAFGAIKVAPNTLDAHRVIRWAGAAGEDLQSRLVRRLFQLNFEEGANLGDHAVLVEAAREAGMDASVVETLLPTDADVDAVRNEIATASRMGITGVPCFLLEGKYAVMGAQDADTLADAIRQVAQAKARGELETAI; this is translated from the coding sequence ATGAGCGCCGAGAACTCGATCACCGTCGACGTGGTGTCCGATGTCGTCTGCCCGTGGTGCTTCATCGGCCAGAAACGGCTGGACAAGGCGATCGCCGCCGTCGGCGATGTCGGCGTGCATGTGCGCTGGCGGCCGTTCCAGCTCGATCCGACCATTCCGCAAGGTGGCATGGATCGCCGCCAATACATGCTGGGCAAATTCGGCAGCGAGGAGCGTATCCGCCAGATCCATGCGCGCATCGAACCGCTCGGCGAAGCGGAAGGCATCCATTTCGCTTTCGGCGCCATCAAGGTCGCGCCCAACACGCTGGACGCTCACCGCGTCATCCGCTGGGCGGGCGCCGCCGGTGAAGACTTGCAGAGCCGGCTCGTGCGCCGCCTCTTCCAACTGAATTTCGAGGAAGGCGCCAATCTCGGCGACCATGCCGTGCTGGTCGAAGCCGCCCGCGAGGCGGGCATGGACGCTTCCGTGGTCGAAACGCTGCTGCCGACGGATGCCGATGTCGACGCCGTCCGCAACGAGATCGCCACCGCATCGCGCATGGGCATCACCGGCGTGCCCTGTTTCCTGCTCGAGGGCAAATATGCCGTGATGGGCGCGCAGGACGCCGACACGCTTGCCGACGCCATCCGCCAGGTCGCCCAGGCCAAGGCGCGGGGCGAACTGGAAACGGCGATCTAG
- a CDS encoding quinone oxidoreductase → MSKAIRIHAHGGPEVLTYEDADPGQPGAGQVLVRHTAIGLNFIDVYHRSGLYPPPGGFPLIPGSEAAGVVLAVGDGVDWLTPGDRIAYAVNVGAYCEERVIAADRVVKLPDGISDEQAAAMMLKGMTAEYLLRRTYHVKAGDTILYHAAAGGVGLILGQWAKHLGATVIGTASSADKIELAKAHGFDHVINYKEQDFVAGVAAFTGGRKCDVVYDSVGNDTFPASLDCLRPLGMFVSFGQSSGPIPPFSMSLLAQKGSLYATRPTIFVYNAKREDLVASAGALFDVVLSGAVEIKINQRYALKDAAKAQSDLEGRKTTGTTVLIP, encoded by the coding sequence ATGTCCAAGGCAATCCGCATCCACGCCCATGGCGGCCCCGAAGTCCTGACCTATGAGGATGCCGATCCCGGCCAGCCAGGTGCCGGACAGGTTCTGGTCAGGCATACCGCGATCGGCCTCAACTTCATCGACGTCTATCATCGTTCGGGCCTTTACCCGCCGCCCGGCGGCTTCCCGCTGATCCCGGGCAGCGAGGCGGCCGGCGTGGTGCTGGCCGTCGGCGACGGCGTCGACTGGCTGACGCCGGGCGACCGCATCGCCTATGCCGTCAATGTCGGCGCTTATTGCGAGGAACGGGTGATCGCCGCCGACCGCGTGGTCAAGCTACCGGACGGCATCAGCGACGAGCAGGCCGCGGCCATGATGCTGAAGGGCATGACGGCGGAATATCTGCTGCGCCGCACTTATCATGTGAAGGCAGGCGACACGATCCTCTACCACGCCGCCGCCGGCGGCGTCGGTCTCATCCTCGGCCAATGGGCAAAGCATCTCGGCGCGACCGTGATCGGCACGGCGAGCTCCGCCGACAAGATCGAACTCGCCAAGGCGCATGGTTTTGACCATGTCATCAATTACAAGGAGCAGGATTTCGTCGCCGGCGTCGCCGCCTTCACCGGCGGCCGCAAATGCGACGTCGTCTATGATTCCGTAGGAAACGACACCTTTCCCGCCTCGCTCGATTGCCTGAGGCCGCTCGGCATGTTCGTCAGCTTCGGCCAATCGTCCGGGCCGATCCCGCCTTTCTCGATGTCGCTTCTGGCCCAGAAAGGCTCGCTCTACGCAACCCGGCCGACGATCTTCGTCTACAACGCCAAGCGCGAGGATCTGGTGGCGTCGGCCGGGGCGCTCTTCGACGTGGTGCTGAGCGGCGCCGTCGAGATCAAGATCAACCAGCGCTATGCGCTGAAGGACGCCGCAAAGGCGCAATCCGATCTTGAAGGCCGCAAGACGACCGGCACGACCGTCCTCATTCCCTGA
- a CDS encoding UbiH/UbiF family hydroxylase, translated as MEQNDKARILVAGSGPAGLIAALGFAEAGFAVTLAGPDVTSSDARTTALMNPSLKVLDRLGVLAELTPQAAPLKVMRIVDATRRLIRSPTVTFRASEIGEEQFGLNLPNNILISVLAKAVAAHPGIEWRKSMVEIWRLDADQARASLADGSEVSASLAVAADGRLSPAREAAGIKASARPYPQSALVLNFSHRSEHGFISTEFHTETGPFTQVPLPGKRSSLVWVVKPEKAKELAALDDAALSIRVEEQMQSMLGRVSVEPGRQVYPLSAASPGRFAQNRVALVGEAAHVFPPIGAQGLNLGIRDIEDLIGIAGENRDDPGSRLSLAAYDTRRRPDILARSSAVNLLNLSLLSDMLPAQLARSAGLNVLGSFAPLRAFFMREGLRPGSGFRALAGGLRKQAVR; from the coding sequence GTGGAGCAGAACGACAAAGCCCGCATATTGGTTGCCGGCAGCGGCCCGGCCGGCCTGATCGCAGCGCTCGGCTTTGCCGAGGCAGGCTTTGCCGTGACGCTGGCGGGCCCCGACGTCACCAGCAGCGACGCCCGCACCACCGCCCTCATGAACCCTTCGCTGAAGGTTCTCGACCGGCTGGGCGTGCTTGCCGAGCTCACGCCGCAGGCGGCGCCGCTCAAGGTGATGCGCATCGTCGACGCGACGCGCCGGCTGATCCGCAGCCCGACGGTGACCTTTCGCGCCAGCGAGATCGGCGAGGAGCAGTTCGGGCTCAATTTGCCGAACAATATCCTGATCTCGGTGCTCGCCAAGGCGGTTGCCGCCCATCCAGGCATCGAGTGGCGAAAGTCGATGGTGGAGATATGGCGGCTCGACGCCGACCAGGCCCGTGCGAGCCTCGCCGATGGCAGCGAGGTCTCCGCGTCGCTGGCAGTCGCGGCAGACGGGCGCCTGTCGCCGGCACGGGAGGCGGCCGGCATAAAAGCCTCCGCGCGGCCCTACCCCCAGTCAGCGCTGGTCCTCAATTTCAGCCATCGCAGCGAACACGGCTTCATCTCCACCGAATTCCACACCGAGACCGGACCGTTCACGCAGGTGCCGCTGCCGGGCAAACGCTCCAGCCTCGTCTGGGTGGTGAAGCCGGAAAAAGCGAAGGAACTCGCAGCACTCGACGATGCCGCGCTGTCCATCCGCGTCGAGGAGCAGATGCAGTCGATGCTCGGCCGGGTCTCGGTCGAGCCCGGCCGCCAGGTCTATCCGCTGTCGGCAGCCTCGCCCGGCCGCTTCGCGCAAAACCGCGTGGCGCTGGTCGGCGAGGCCGCACATGTCTTCCCGCCGATCGGCGCGCAAGGACTCAACCTCGGCATCAGGGATATCGAAGATCTGATTGGAATCGCCGGCGAAAACCGGGACGATCCAGGGTCGAGGCTCAGCCTCGCCGCCTATGACACAAGACGTCGTCCCGACATCCTGGCGCGCAGCAGCGCGGTGAACCTGCTCAACTTGTCGCTGCTGTCCGACATGCTGCCGGCCCAGCTTGCGCGCAGCGCCGGCCTCAACGTGCTGGGCAGCTTTGCGCCGCTGCGCGCCTTCTTCATGCGCGAAGGCTTGCGGCCCGGCAGCGGTTTTCGCGCACTGGCCGGCGGCCTGCGGAAACAGGCCGTGCGCTAG
- a CDS encoding ABC transporter ATP-binding protein/permease, giving the protein MRTFWGLMRAYWFSDRWKEAWTLTLVIALLTALSSKAGVWFAMASGELVNSIAFFHDAANTNPLQTLLTNAGILMLLVVLKDAGFTGVRNLVSATLHRKWRGWLNNEFNQALLDGNHTHFHAQHGSVAGGIVAPDNIDQRIQESIKDMTGGAIGLAMGVLGVATSLYFVGENLIGSSVEVKGLEFLGSYGSAVLAFLAVATYVPLNTWIAVKLGGLLERLNIRMQQAEGSYRGELITFLRRSFHVAASHGEDVQKTMHDRLYVDIDKTWGRLNIVNTSYMSFELIYNFIGARIVSYGPGLVPFIHNGFDLKGYITGSEMVAQLISQCSWFIHVMPAIATLRANSQRVTELASAIENVQQPQEFYRQTGRSDFSFGRQNPVFGLTIQKLELAHQGEDATPFLSAANLRFRRGEWTFLKGESGCGKTSLIKAINGLWPYGRGTIVFPEGVTNFYAAQEVKLQQVSLKQLVCLPGSENDHGDMQVAAALHKAGLGEFIEHLADESREGKIWDQVLSGGQKQKLVVARIILQQPGLLFLDEATGALDPEGKIAFHEAIKANCPDVTVISVMHEAVPPRSLSGEEFYHSIVAIADGVATKKPLAPTLPRELTTILAQPRPAEDKWLRFSRRLKQK; this is encoded by the coding sequence ATGCGTACCTTCTGGGGGCTGATGCGAGCCTACTGGTTCTCCGACCGGTGGAAGGAAGCCTGGACCCTCACCCTCGTCATTGCGCTGCTCACCGCGCTCTCCAGCAAGGCAGGCGTGTGGTTCGCCATGGCATCCGGCGAGCTGGTGAATTCGATCGCTTTCTTTCACGACGCCGCCAACACCAACCCGCTGCAGACGCTTCTGACCAATGCGGGCATATTGATGCTCCTGGTCGTGCTCAAGGATGCCGGCTTCACCGGCGTGCGCAACCTCGTCTCCGCCACCTTGCATCGCAAATGGCGCGGCTGGCTGAACAACGAGTTCAATCAGGCGCTGCTCGACGGCAATCATACCCATTTCCACGCCCAACATGGCTCGGTGGCCGGCGGCATCGTCGCACCAGACAACATCGACCAGCGCATCCAGGAATCGATCAAGGATATGACCGGCGGCGCGATCGGCCTCGCCATGGGCGTGCTGGGTGTCGCCACCTCGCTCTATTTCGTTGGCGAGAATCTGATCGGATCCTCCGTGGAGGTCAAAGGGTTGGAGTTCCTCGGCAGCTACGGCAGCGCCGTGCTGGCCTTCCTTGCCGTCGCCACCTATGTGCCGCTCAATACCTGGATTGCGGTGAAGCTCGGCGGCCTGCTTGAACGTCTCAACATACGTATGCAGCAGGCCGAAGGCAGCTATCGCGGCGAACTGATAACGTTCCTGCGCCGCAGCTTCCATGTCGCCGCCTCGCACGGCGAGGATGTGCAGAAGACGATGCACGACAGGCTCTATGTCGACATCGACAAGACCTGGGGGCGGCTGAATATCGTCAACACCAGCTACATGTCGTTCGAGCTGATCTACAATTTCATCGGCGCCCGCATCGTCTCCTACGGCCCCGGCCTCGTGCCGTTCATTCACAACGGCTTCGACCTCAAGGGCTACATAACCGGCTCTGAAATGGTCGCCCAGCTGATCAGCCAATGTTCGTGGTTCATCCACGTGATGCCGGCGATCGCGACGCTGAGAGCCAACAGCCAGCGCGTGACCGAACTCGCCAGCGCCATCGAGAATGTCCAGCAGCCGCAGGAATTCTATCGCCAGACCGGCCGTTCCGACTTCAGCTTCGGCAGGCAGAACCCGGTGTTCGGCCTGACCATCCAGAAACTCGAGCTGGCACATCAGGGCGAGGACGCAACGCCCTTCCTCAGCGCCGCCAACCTGCGCTTCCGCCGCGGCGAGTGGACATTCCTCAAGGGCGAGTCCGGTTGCGGCAAGACCTCGCTGATCAAGGCGATCAACGGCCTGTGGCCCTATGGCCGCGGCACCATCGTATTCCCTGAAGGTGTAACGAACTTCTACGCCGCTCAGGAGGTCAAGCTGCAGCAGGTCTCGCTGAAGCAACTGGTCTGCCTGCCGGGTTCGGAAAACGACCACGGCGACATGCAGGTGGCGGCGGCGCTGCACAAGGCGGGCCTCGGCGAATTCATCGAGCACCTGGCCGATGAGAGCCGCGAGGGCAAGATCTGGGATCAGGTTCTGTCCGGCGGCCAGAAGCAGAAGCTGGTGGTCGCCCGCATCATCCTGCAGCAGCCGGGGCTGCTGTTCCTCGACGAGGCGACCGGCGCGCTCGACCCCGAAGGCAAGATCGCCTTCCACGAAGCCATCAAGGCCAATTGCCCCGATGTCACGGTGATCAGCGTGATGCACGAGGCCGTGCCGCCGCGGTCGCTGTCGGGGGAGGAATTCTATCACAGCATCGTCGCGATCGCCGACGGCGTCGCGACCAAGAAGCCGCTGGCTCCCACCCTGCCGCGCGAGCTCACGACGATCCTCGCGCAGCCTCGGCCAGCCGAGGACAAGTGGCTGCGCTTCTCGCGGCGGCTCAAGCAGAAATAG
- a CDS encoding invasion associated locus B family protein: protein MHHMTSNAYRLSVLAAGVVGVLGAGLFTASAQQQPQIPQGWFKACTKQEDVDICNVQNIVTAGNGQLVTGISLIELKGKVNRKVFQVTVPTGRLIPPGIGLQIDAGKAQKLDYVICFPDRCVAEVPLTDQLVASFKKGQAISLTSINFQNQPNPIKVALTGFSGAYDGPPLQQSDIEDRQKKLQDFVAKNNQDFAKKLKEEQDKAKTAN, encoded by the coding sequence GTGCACCATATGACGAGCAATGCGTATCGCCTTTCGGTGCTGGCCGCAGGCGTGGTCGGCGTCCTGGGCGCCGGGCTTTTCACCGCTTCGGCGCAGCAGCAGCCGCAGATTCCGCAGGGTTGGTTCAAGGCCTGCACCAAGCAGGAAGATGTCGACATCTGCAATGTCCAGAACATCGTCACCGCCGGCAATGGCCAGCTCGTCACCGGCATCAGCCTGATCGAGCTCAAGGGCAAGGTGAACCGCAAGGTGTTCCAGGTCACGGTGCCGACCGGGCGCCTTATTCCGCCGGGCATTGGCTTGCAGATCGACGCCGGCAAGGCGCAGAAGCTCGACTATGTCATCTGCTTCCCGGACCGCTGCGTCGCCGAAGTGCCGCTGACCGACCAGCTCGTCGCGTCCTTCAAGAAGGGCCAGGCGATCAGCCTCACCTCGATCAACTTCCAGAACCAGCCGAACCCGATCAAGGTCGCGCTGACCGGCTTCAGCGGCGCCTATGACGGCCCGCCGCTGCAGCAGTCGGACATCGAGGACCGCCAGAAGAAGCTGCAGGACTTCGTCGCCAAGAACAACCAGGACTTCGCCAAGAAGCTCAAGGAAGAGCAGGACAAGGCCAAGACCGCTAACTGA
- a CDS encoding extracellular solute-binding protein, producing the protein MDRVLVRLIAATSFLALSLLPALSEPKHGIAMQGEPALPPDYQHFDYVNPDAPKGGSVTYCVVGSFDNLNPFILKSLRTTARGMIDTVYGNLVFEPLMQRSYNEPFSLYGLLADSVDMDPDRKSIEFHLNPDAKWSDGQPVTPEDVLFTYDVFTDKGRPPYSDRMSMIAKLEKTGDHSVKFTFNDKANREFPLIVALTPIIPKHAFDKDTFDKTTLKPVIGSGPYTVDKVQPGQRIVFKRNPNYWGKDIPSKRGFDNFDQITIEYFLNANAKTEAFKKGICALDDETDPVKRERDVDFPAFRKGDVKQEYFDTGIPPVVTGFLFNTRLPKFSNPVVRRALGMLYDFEWANKNLFAGKFNRTMSFWQNSDLSALGHPADDREKALLAPYPGQVPADVMDGTWRPPVTDGSGQDRKVLRAAFEMMKGAGYHVEDGRMLDPQGNPFGFEIMTSSQDEERLAALYQRTLEKIGIDVTIRSLDGDQIQSRKQRFDFEVLVGSSGFNNSLSPGSEQVGRWGSVAAKQEGSFNLAGVADPAIDAAINAMLNARTKEDYVAAVRVLDRLLISGNYMVPMQYNTQQWVAYWTYLEHPRKTPIFGYQLPTWWRKPN; encoded by the coding sequence ATGGACCGCGTTCTCGTTCGGCTGATCGCCGCGACCTCGTTTCTGGCCCTCTCGCTCCTTCCGGCCCTGTCGGAACCGAAGCACGGCATTGCCATGCAGGGCGAGCCGGCGCTGCCGCCGGACTATCAGCATTTCGACTACGTCAATCCCGATGCGCCGAAGGGCGGCAGCGTCACCTATTGCGTCGTCGGCAGCTTCGACAATCTCAACCCCTTCATCCTGAAGAGCCTGCGCACCACCGCCCGCGGTATGATCGACACGGTCTACGGCAACCTCGTCTTCGAGCCGTTGATGCAGCGCAGCTACAACGAGCCCTTCAGCCTGTACGGCCTCCTTGCCGACAGCGTGGATATGGATCCGGACCGCAAGAGCATCGAGTTCCATCTCAACCCCGACGCCAAATGGTCCGACGGCCAGCCGGTGACGCCGGAAGACGTGCTGTTCACCTATGATGTCTTCACCGACAAGGGCCGCCCGCCCTACAGCGATCGCATGAGCATGATCGCCAAGCTGGAGAAGACCGGCGACCACAGCGTCAAGTTCACGTTCAACGACAAGGCCAACCGCGAGTTTCCGCTGATCGTCGCGCTGACGCCGATCATCCCCAAACACGCCTTCGACAAAGACACTTTCGACAAGACCACGCTGAAGCCGGTGATCGGCAGCGGGCCCTACACTGTGGACAAGGTGCAGCCCGGCCAGCGCATCGTCTTCAAGCGCAATCCCAATTACTGGGGCAAGGACATCCCGTCGAAGCGCGGCTTCGACAATTTCGACCAGATCACGATTGAATATTTCCTCAACGCCAATGCCAAGACGGAAGCGTTCAAGAAAGGCATCTGCGCTCTCGACGACGAGACCGATCCGGTCAAGCGCGAGCGTGATGTCGACTTCCCGGCCTTTCGCAAGGGTGACGTGAAGCAGGAATATTTCGACACCGGCATACCTCCTGTGGTGACGGGTTTCCTCTTCAACACCCGGCTTCCGAAGTTTTCCAACCCCGTCGTGCGGCGCGCGCTCGGCATGCTCTACGACTTCGAATGGGCGAACAAGAACCTGTTCGCCGGCAAGTTCAACCGCACCATGAGCTTCTGGCAGAACTCCGATCTGTCCGCGCTCGGCCATCCTGCCGACGACCGGGAGAAGGCGTTGCTCGCTCCCTACCCCGGCCAGGTTCCGGCCGACGTCATGGACGGCACCTGGCGGCCCCCGGTGACCGACGGCTCCGGCCAGGATCGCAAGGTGCTGCGGGCGGCTTTCGAGATGATGAAGGGCGCCGGCTATCACGTAGAGGATGGCCGGATGCTCGATCCTCAGGGCAATCCCTTCGGCTTCGAGATCATGACGTCGTCGCAGGATGAGGAGCGGCTTGCAGCCCTCTATCAGCGCACGCTGGAGAAGATCGGCATCGACGTCACCATTCGCAGCCTCGACGGCGACCAGATCCAGTCACGCAAACAGCGTTTCGACTTCGAGGTGCTCGTCGGCTCGAGCGGCTTCAACAATTCGCTGTCGCCCGGCAGCGAGCAGGTCGGGCGCTGGGGATCGGTCGCCGCCAAGCAGGAGGGGTCGTTCAATCTCGCCGGCGTCGCCGATCCCGCCATCGACGCGGCGATCAACGCGATGCTGAATGCGCGCACCAAGGAAGACTATGTCGCCGCGGTCCGCGTGCTCGACCGGTTGCTGATCTCAGGCAACTACATGGTTCCCATGCAATACAACACGCAGCAGTGGGTCGCTTACTGGACCTATCTGGAACATCCGCGAAAGACTCCCATATTCGGCTATCAACTGCCGACCTGGTGGCGAAAGCCCAACTGA
- the hspQ gene encoding heat shock protein HspQ encodes MKTAKFAIGQVVRHKLFPFRGVIFDVDPQFANTEEWYDAIPSEMRPRKDQPFYHLLAENSETEYIAYVSEQNLLEDRSGEPVRHPRIGEMFDKLPDGRYEPKRHSKH; translated from the coding sequence ATGAAAACGGCCAAATTCGCGATCGGACAAGTGGTTCGCCACAAGCTGTTTCCGTTCCGTGGCGTGATCTTCGACGTCGATCCGCAATTCGCCAACACGGAAGAATGGTATGATGCCATTCCATCGGAAATGCGTCCGCGCAAGGACCAGCCCTTCTACCACCTTCTCGCCGAGAATTCCGAGACCGAGTATATCGCCTACGTGTCCGAGCAGAACCTGCTCGAGGACCGGTCGGGCGAGCCGGTCCGGCATCCGCGGATCGGCGAGATGTTCGACAAGCTGCCCGACGGGCGCTACGAGCCGAAACGCCACTCGAAGCACTGA
- the pcsA gene encoding phosphatidylcholine synthase — translation MQAGLAGTVSKNTAARKAAKKIAERIPRPKKKVTWPQARAFSVHLLTASGSFLAFLSLVAASEERWTAMFWWLGLALFVDGIDGPIARKLEVKEILPTWSGEMLDNIIDYVTYVLIPAFALYQRGFMGENLSFLSAAIIVVSSAIYYADTGMKTKENFFKGFPVVWNMVVFTLFVIEPGPWVSFAVVVVAGILTFLPINFIHPVRVVRLRPANLGITLLWCAFGALALAQAALASFYNQIGVLGEQVSDFTKIGITITGLYLACIGGIMQLFPNLGAKKP, via the coding sequence ATGCAAGCTGGACTGGCGGGGACCGTGAGCAAGAACACAGCGGCCAGGAAAGCGGCCAAGAAGATCGCGGAGCGGATTCCGCGGCCCAAGAAGAAAGTGACGTGGCCGCAGGCACGCGCTTTTTCCGTACATTTGCTGACCGCGTCCGGTTCGTTCCTGGCTTTCCTATCGCTGGTCGCGGCGAGCGAGGAGCGCTGGACCGCGATGTTCTGGTGGCTGGGGCTGGCCCTGTTCGTCGACGGCATAGACGGTCCGATCGCCAGGAAGCTCGAAGTCAAGGAGATCCTGCCGACCTGGTCGGGGGAGATGCTCGACAACATCATCGACTACGTGACCTATGTGCTCATCCCGGCCTTCGCGCTCTACCAGCGCGGCTTCATGGGCGAGAACCTGTCCTTCCTGTCGGCGGCAATCATCGTGGTGTCGAGCGCGATCTACTACGCAGACACCGGCATGAAGACGAAGGAAAACTTCTTCAAGGGATTCCCGGTGGTCTGGAACATGGTGGTGTTCACGCTCTTCGTCATCGAACCGGGACCGTGGGTTTCCTTCGCCGTGGTCGTGGTCGCCGGCATCCTCACCTTCCTGCCGATCAACTTCATCCACCCGGTGCGGGTGGTGAGGCTCAGGCCGGCCAATCTCGGCATTACCCTTTTGTGGTGCGCCTTCGGCGCGCTTGCGCTGGCGCAGGCCGCACTCGCCAGCTTCTACAACCAGATCGGCGTCCTGGGTGAGCAGGTCAGCGACTTCACCAAGATCGGCATCACCATCACCGGGCTCTATCTCGCCTGCATCGGGGGAATCATGCAGTTGTTCCCCAATCTTGGCGCCAAGAAACCCTGA
- a CDS encoding DUF2182 domain-containing protein: protein MTGQEHDFSHLDRAGRATAGLARSPRLAVTITISAGIVLAWFILAAMAIRGAESRFAGAPGDALLKDLPRLPLPGFLDRFFALCLTPAPLAGAAGAQAAALVLMWFLMAVAAMLPSAAPMIRTYCEIADTARIKREPVVHPLVLVVGYLATWLAASVVFAALTLTIYAFAASGQVLDPVAGLAGAAALTIAGLYQFSGLKQACLKKCRNPFSILFANWSAKPGRIFRLGMEQGVWCLGCCWALMLVMFAVGAMNIFWMALIGLFTLIEKQTTGRVASQVAGAILLVWAAALLLVSA, encoded by the coding sequence ATGACCGGCCAGGAGCACGATTTCAGTCATCTAGACCGCGCCGGCCGCGCCACGGCGGGACTTGCGCGCAGCCCGCGCCTTGCGGTGACGATCACCATCAGCGCGGGCATTGTGCTTGCCTGGTTCATCCTCGCTGCCATGGCAATCCGCGGCGCCGAAAGCCGCTTTGCCGGCGCTCCGGGCGATGCGCTGCTGAAAGACCTGCCGCGATTGCCGTTGCCGGGTTTCCTCGACCGCTTTTTCGCTTTGTGCCTGACGCCGGCTCCGCTTGCAGGCGCCGCGGGCGCGCAGGCGGCGGCGCTCGTCCTGATGTGGTTCCTGATGGCTGTTGCGGCGATGCTGCCTTCGGCGGCGCCGATGATCCGAACCTATTGCGAGATTGCGGATACCGCCCGAATCAAGAGGGAGCCGGTGGTCCATCCGCTCGTTCTGGTGGTGGGATACCTCGCGACCTGGCTTGCCGCCTCAGTGGTGTTCGCAGCGCTGACGCTTACGATCTATGCTTTTGCCGCCTCGGGGCAGGTGCTCGATCCTGTCGCCGGGCTTGCCGGGGCAGCAGCCCTGACGATTGCCGGCCTCTATCAATTCAGCGGTCTGAAGCAGGCCTGCCTGAAGAAATGCCGGAACCCGTTCTCGATCCTGTTCGCCAACTGGAGCGCGAAACCCGGGCGCATCTTTCGCCTGGGGATGGAGCAGGGCGTCTGGTGCCTCGGCTGCTGCTGGGCGCTGATGCTGGTGATGTTTGCCGTCGGGGCAATGAACATCTTCTGGATGGCGCTGATCGGCCTGTTCACCCTGATCGAAAAACAGACCACCGGCAGGGTGGCAAGCCAGGTGGCCGGTGCGATACTGCTTGTGTGGGCTGCCGCCCTGCTATTAGTTTCGGCGTGA